The Candidatus Paceibacterota bacterium genome segment GGGCCTTGCGCGCGCTGCCGATCATCCCCAGGAACAGGAACGGCCGATGGATCCATTCCTTCAGCACGAGCGCGTCGTGCCGATGCCCACGCGTGACAATCAACCCGAAGCTCGGCGCCGCTGGCAAGGGGAGCATCAGCAACTTCTCCCACAACTCGGCCTGCAGAGTGACTTCGGATGGGAAGAACTGGTGATTGGCCAGCGCAGGCCGGTCATCGAAGACCGTTACGCTAAAGTCCAACTGCAAGGCCAGCGGCGCGACTGCTTGTGCAATGTGCCCCGCCCCGGCAATCCACAGCGCGCACGGCGTCGTGACCGTCTCAGAGTAGAGCCAATCACCACCACGCACCGCACCAGCGCCCTGGAGGGCACCAGGGACGTGCTTGATGCTGTAGTCCCCCGTGACGCCCCATACCGCAGCCCGCCGTCTCTCCGCCAGATCCCTCCAAAACTGCTCTCCAGCCTTCTGTGCGTTAGGTAGGATTAGCCCGCACACTTTCCCTCCGCACATCAGACCGTCGTCCCAGCCGAAATCGTGATCGAGCAGCAGGTCAAATGTCGCCGCCTGCCCGGTGCGCAACGACTGCGTCGCACGATGTT includes the following:
- a CDS encoding XdhC family protein — protein: MRNIVFQALAEAARSGEPVALGIITGVKGSSPQKVGAKALFYGDGRIKGTLGGGCLEAEIQHRATQSLRTGQAATFDLLLDHDFGWDDGLMCGGKVCGLILPNAQKAGEQFWRDLAERRRAAVWGVTGDYSIKHVPGALQGAGAVRGGDWLYSETVTTPCALWIAGAGHIAQAVAPLALQLDFSVTVFDDRPALANHQFFPSEVTLQAELWEKLLMLPLPAAPSFGLIVTRGHRHDALVLKEWIHRPFLFLGMIGSARKARTIFEHFADEKLATPGELARVACPVGIKIRSQSVQEIAVSIMAQFIDKRAELVYGKQGSPAAWSELVE